Genomic window (Larimichthys crocea isolate SSNF chromosome V, L_crocea_2.0, whole genome shotgun sequence):
TAACAAGACCAGAGCCTGAGAGATCATCAGTTTGAACCCTTGAGATGTAGTTAAAAATGAGAATTACTTAAACAATAACCACAGAACCTCCttaaaatcaatgtttttaagGAGGTGCCATCAACAAGGTTTTGTTGAAAAGATTGATACCATTGTCGTGTTAGCTTAGcgtagcacaaagactggaaacagagggaaactgctagcctggctctgtcagaAAGTACAAAATATAACTACCAGCACAGCTAAATTTCACTAATACATTTATATCTTTTTGTTTAATCAGTACAAAAACCCAGATCGTTAAAACAAGCATTTTTAAGGCGGattatgtgctggactattttCTTGTCAATAGCAGTGACTTCCTGGGGTCTTCTCTGCACCTGGTCCTGaccaacaaataaaataagaagaaagagatttctttaatttcttttcgATGatttatatatacttatataaattaattaataaagaaactatttaaataattaagcttgattttttaattttttttctctccctacCTTCTCAGCAAGAGCAGCCTCCCCATGACGAGGTCTCGACTCAGCCTGTCATCTCTTCCCCTCGACCTCCCATTTCTAAATGTGGAGACCTGGTCCTCTCTCTGGAGTACCACCCTGACACGGAGAAGCTGCTGGTCTCAGTGGTCGCGGCCCGCGACATTCCGGACAAGGCTCGCAGCGGGATGGACTCCTGGCAGGTCCACATGGTCCTGCTCCCCTCAAAGAAACAACGGCAAAAGACATCGGTACAGAAAGGTTCACTGCCGCACTTCAATGAGACGTTTCGCTTCTCACGCCTGGATCCATCAGAACTGCACATGTCGGCCATCAGGTTCAGGCTGTACGCACTCGGAGGCAGGATGTCCCGTGAGCGAATGATGGGCGAGAAGGTGCTGCGTTTAGGTGGACTCAACCCAGAAGGAGGAACGATGGAGGTTACACTGGTTCTGGAGCCTCGCAGTAACCTCAAGGTGACTTTAATGGAAAAATGTGTGTCCTTCAGGCTGCATTTTGATTTTTGCACTActcactctgtttttttctgtgttgtgtcaGAGTTTAGACTCCCAGctgagtctgtctgctgtgtctcaGAGCGACAGTGCCTCGTCCACTCAGTCTCTGACCCACGGTGGCGTTCCAGAGCTGCTGGTGGGTCTCTCCTACAATGCCACCACAGGCCGCATGTCTGTGGAGCTCATCAAGGGCAGCCACTTCAGAAACCTGGCCATCAACAGACCTCCAGGTCTGCAGTAAACCTCACACCCACAGTGTACTCACATGCACTCTAACACATATGATATTTGCTCATTAAAATTGAGTTGAAATTGAAAAATCACTTGTCAGTGCATTTTGGTGGAACAAACTACAACTCACTCTTTTTAGCACTTTGATCCAGAGTGAAGTGTCTCAACAGGTATCAGATGGATTGCCGTGAAATTCAGAAATTGGtcaccagaggatgaatcctaatatTGTGCCGCTGACTTTTCATTTTGTGCCACCACCATTTCTAATTTTTAGAGATTTGATAGTTTAGACAACTATCAGATGCATTGTCATGAAATTCTTTACAGATATTAATGTTTCAATCAAGATTAAATTGAAGTAACATttgtgatcccctgactttttcaccagcaccaccatcaggtcaaatttGTGCACAaatctgtgtgaaaaaaaagtgattcatGACTAAATACCTGCTATACTCAGTTATACAGAACCAGCAGTCAGAGATCAGTCAGTGAACATGGTGTTAAGCTGCTAACTTTAATCTGTCacaccaacagaaccacatgTAGAGAGTGTTCTGGATGTACAGTAGGTAAGAGAGGCCTCTTCTCTCctacaaacatgacaaaaaaggAAGTAACAAActtattttgtgtatatttcttctctcttcctctgcctctcatctcctctctggtcCAGATACCTATGGGCGACTGACTCTGTTGAACTCGGTCGGTCAGGAGATCTCTCGATGTAAGACGTCGGTGCGTCGCGGACAGCCCAACCCCGTCTACAAGGAGACCTTCGTCTTCCAGGTGGCGCTCTTCCAGCTGTCGGACGTCACGCTTCTGGTCTCCATCTACAACCGCCGCAGCATGAAGCGCAAAGAGATGGTGGGCTGGATCGCTCTGGGCCAGAACAGCAGCGGCGAAGAGGAGCAGCTCCACTGGCAGGACATGAAGGAGAGTCGAGGACAGCAGGTCTGCCGCTGGCACGTCCTGCTGGAGGCGTAATGCCACCAAGAtttatgatttttctttttgttttgaggtgaaAGGGAGTTTATTCTGAAAGCATTGAGCAATGGAAATACCAGCTTGGTTTGATCTGCAGACAGGATGATGCTTGTTGTTTCAGAGGCGATGGATCCAAGGACTTAGTTTCCTCAGAGCACGCTCTCTACGGTCGTATGTCCAAAGCTGGACATACATTAGACCTGGCTGGTTAATTTATGTCAACATGAAGAAACAAATTCATCTGCTCTTGGAGACTGACAACAGTTTGAAATTCAGTTGctcacaaatacagaaataaataattgaaagAAGAAGCCTTCAGCAAGGTTACATGACAAAGATTTAGATTCACTTGTGTGGCTATTAAGTGACATAAAACCTTTATAAATTTCAAGTTTTCATGCAAAAATTCACTTTTCCTTCTCAATAAAAACCTTTGTAGATTATCCACCAGCCTCCAAGAGGAGCTGAGAATTTGTCCTTCACTTAGAGCTTTTATTGGTGAAGCAGCTCTGTTATGAGACGAGGGTGCTTTTGTCTTTCTAGTGAAATGCTGTGTTAGAGAGTACACACAaattagaggtgtgtgtgtggttgtgtgacTTATTCTAAGTGATGTAATTTCTAAATCTTGCTGTTCTTTTACTGGCTGGCAAATCAATGGAGATGCAAACAAAACTGCACAGCGACACGCCTGAAAGTCTAATACTGAAAACATTAGTCACTTCCTCTCAGAAACACGGCAGTCACGACAGTCTTCGCCACCTCATCGTCATTCATGAACacatcatttgaaatgttttttagcAACAAAAAGTGGGTTGTTAAATAGAATTAAAAGTTGTGGACGTCAATCATTTGACTTGGACTGGCTGGAtagtgaagccaacacagaaaaaactgcagttcctcaaacgtccacttgaggctggctccagaagtgagtcagtctccataagtccccatgttcaaatgtccaacttcacagcagaaataaacatgtttacagcctggtacaaaaaactgttttggtctctgtagctaacttccccattcatgacaactgtactgagggtgaatttatatacaactcacctgttcacattatattaagacttaaagatatgcagaattaagagtaTTGCTGTCACTATTCTTCATTAGgccacctcagctccactcaCGATACACGTCTTAccccatttttggattagctggtATCTTCCtctaaacattattttaaagagtgtgccaaaaaaaaaaaaaagacattttaacatgggggcttatggagactgactcacttctcaGGCCAACCTCGAGTACAAAAGTGCAATTTTTCCGACTTCCTGTGTTGACtctacttcacagccacggagatTGCCAATTTGCTGGGGACTCAAATCAGGACTTGAGTGCAAAGACTTGAGACTTTCTTGTGACTTGGTCCCACTGCGGAATAGAGTCATATTGACGTCAGTGTTAGCGTTGCTGCTTAAAGATCATGtgaccataaaataacagaagtACAGAAACAAACGGGAGTAGAAGAAGTGAAGATGTTTGATGATTcaagtggaggaggaaggcgTCTCATTTATATTCTCCTGCTGACACATGTGCTACTACAGGCAGGAAGTCTCCAGCAGCTGGAGACTCTTAACCGTGTTGGGATGAGTTCCCCCCACCCTTCCCTCTGCCTCGTTGATACTGAATGATGTTATTTGGCCTTGGCTCGATCTCCTTCACAGGGCAAAGCTCATTTCAACACCCATCAACACTGAGCTGAAAAGAGGCTTTAAATATCTCACTGCAGCTGTTAATAACACGCAATGAATTACCCTGgaagtgcatgttttttttcttcttcttcaccacactctctctctggtaATTGGTAGTTACAGCTGTAGAATCGTACAGTGTGATGATGGTAATGCCGCTGCTAATGCTCATCCTCTTCCAGTCTGAGCATCATTGAGTCATAAGGCAGCAGTTCAGCCCATAGGAGGGATTATATCTGTTTGTGTAGACAGATACTGTAGCTCCAAACCCTCAGGAGTTCACACACTGAGAGCAGACGTGTTTATTTGAGCGTTTgctttctttggtttgtttttcttcaggcaGGTGACAACAAAGACTCTTTAGAAATGTTGAACTGCAGCTCGGTTTGAAAACTGTGAGCGGAAGAAACACCAAGAAAGGTTTTAAGGGTGTGAGGAGGTGACAGTCAGTAATTACTTTTAGAAAGTCAgacataaaaaatgaactgaGAGCTCATGTTCACGTTCTTCATGCGgattaaagggtcagttcatcCAAAATCACAAAAGAAACCACTTTCCCTCTCTAGAGGCCTTGAGTCATCCAGAGGTTTTTGGGTTTTCATGCCATGGTTTTGAGTGGCTTTGCGACACCTAAATACAATAAACGAACACAAATTTGTAAAGTTTCAGCACAGAAACTGGTTTACCAGAAAGATGTGCTGGCATTTTTCCTAATCCTAAaaccttaaagcaacattacatagaaatttgtatttttttaatttgttgctAATGTGTAATCcctctgtggtaaatatggacagctgtacatgtgtatatgttctgattacattactgatgatcaaaaactagcgagtcgacaactttgaCAACGTCGTCTTCTGTCCGTAGAAACTGCTGAGTCGGGTTACATTGTTTACAGCATCACTACACatttgcccagctccagttctggcatgacaccagctccgctgcctgtcagcattccctgtGCTCCGctcctgaaaacctcctcttctttctggcTGTCCAAGgctcctgtggtacaaacactaacactcctccaGTGCTCTGCCCCAgtacagttggcagcagtttacttcactgtccatcaggaaactctgtaaatcacagagagttgaggcggagcagccggaggacatcagagggaaaagcagaaaacattttctccataaaatatgatccagtttcaccaaaatcagtcaaatagttggtggtttgtgacttagtgccgtaaagctTTACTTCTTGTGGGTGGAGCAAAAAATTACATATTGTCACAGTCATACTCTTTGTCTTCCCTGACCTCCTCCTTAATAGGTTTCACACTATAACAATGCCTCGCCTATTTCCAGCCATGCCTCTTATTTTTCTGAAGTTGCTTGACAGGGCTACTTAAACATAGGTTGTCTTAGTCGTTGAacaaacagtcattgttgtaaTTTCTCTAGTGAAGACAGTTTGCACTGTGGATAATCTATAATCATCTCCTCTTACAACAAAATACTGAAACTTGTGTACTTTCCATATTTTCCTTTTGTCACAGCTTGTCATGGACATTCAAGTCcatcaaaatgaaatgttcctgaTGTCCTGTGCaacattttattaacttttCCCCCAAAATTAGTACGTATATTTGATATCTTTGGAAATTTCAAGTCCAAGGGAAACGGACATTATGAATACAGTACAGGAGACACATCCACACCCAGAAAAAGACTTACGTGACTCATTTCATATATACATGATTCTAAAGAGTTGTTTTTCGTCACCAAagtcatcctcatcatcatcgggaacatcaaaacataaagaaacacaacacattttcatcagtTCACTTAAGACTTAGTTGGATAACAAAAGGTCACAGAGGAACATTTACAAGTTTTTTTCATACACAGAACcacttctctctgctctgctgagaacacaatgttttattgtgtcgTTAAATGATTTGCAGAAAACTTCTGGCAATGAAGGCTGAAATCAAGGTCTTTAATTCAAAGATGACTGACATGATGAAAGGTACAATTGCTGGGTTTCATTCTGTGTCTGTTAAATGCAGGAAACCTGCTGTAAATGCTGCGTGTCTCGTGTTTAAACTGCAGTTATGTAATGGCCAATACTTCAGGTATAAATGAAGCGTGGGTGAAGAATAGGAGTGCTACAACTTGCTTAAATGTTTGGTTGAATTGAacagaactttttatttaactgttattttttactatttaaacACTCCtcaaaaaaatgcaattaaatagGCCAGGTTAGCCACAGAGGTCCAATTTCTGCCCCAGTTAGCGTCTGTTATGTTAGCTTTTTCTCTGTCCAAACTATAAAATGAATGTGTATCTAACTGCTCTACCTGCTAGGTAAATTGATAACTGTTGCTAGCTAGCTGATCAAGAAGTTGGCATCATTAGCAGTTTATGATAGAGGTCATAGTCAATGAAGAATTATTTTTTGTTCAAGAATGAACTAGCATTGATCTTTTATTGAAAGGTAAAGAGCTAGTTAGTTTTAGCATTATCAAAGCGACTCggacaaacaacagaaaggtTAGATTTACCATTTCTTGTATTTTCAAACAGTACGTTCAACTTTAACACAAGAAAACTCTTGTGGTTAATAAACCAATCAGTTTGGCAAACGTTTCCCAGCTAAACCCCAAACCAAATAAAAAGCTACTACAGTAGCATCCAGAACCAGCTCCAACATAACCTGTAAACCTAAAAATCACATAGACAAGTCATGATATGTTGTCCCTCGCTATTTACAGTATTACTATGGTAAGTAACCTTTGTTACCATGCcatgcatgctaatgttagAATCTTGCATTAAAGCGTATGGATAGGAGAGAAGATGTAATGCCACCTTCTAAACTCTTTGGATACTGAGTACAACTTTGAAATTAACTCAACAAACTTTGTTGAAAAATAGAAGTTTGGGGATGTTAGCAGCCACTATAACAATGTCATGTAAAGAAAATTCTTTAgtggaataataaaaacatagatcGGGCCCAGacagaatatttaattttaaaaaccaCTTTGTTTCACAACAAACCGTTCTacaacacattttcactgtactgtatattacaaAACAGTATTATATTTATTAGTAGTAATTCTTGTCAGTAAGTTATATAACACTAGTCTTGACCTGCTACTATAAAaaatttgttttaacattttatatcagCACTCCTATTCTACGGGCTTcatacatgtgagtgtgtgaatagTGACATGAACTATATTTACTGCACAGACGGATATATTTTATGCATGTCGAGTTGTTGTACAGAACCTATAATAtctattctatattttttaaaatagtaaatgtttaatgttcCTAAGTATTTCCCAGGATTTCTATGGTAGGCTGTTTACACGTCTGCATGCTCAAGTTTGGGATCCCAGGTTGTATCACAGATGTGAGACAATCAGATTGTGCTGCAGATGTAATATGGTTGTAAAACTCTGATGAAGTGCCTGTAACATTTAGAGATGAAACATATCCACAGTGACAAAGGGATGATCCAAATTTGCATGAAGCCTTCTCATTGTTCCCCGTGAATGCTGCTGTAGGACTGCATGCATGGAAGGTGACGACAGGGCAAGCCTCCTAATGTCAAAGGCTGGGACCAGGGCTGAAGTCAAAGTCAGACCAGATTCAGTAAAGTCTGCACCAGATCAACAGGGTGGGGGGGCGTTTTTTTACTGCAAGGGAACACATGACCAAATCCAGGGAACTAAATAACTATTTTTAAAGTGAAGGGACGCATATAACTATTATGTGGGAACAAAAAACTTTACACTCTGGATATAAATTTAGCTGTAGttcagatttttctcatttaGGTTAGCCTAACGTGTGTAAAGGGAAATACACTTAATCGCTTTCTTTACAAGTTATGGATAGATATTGATCTCAAGTTTGTGTATAAGTACAGGCTGGAGTTAGGTTAGCCTAGcctagcataaagactggaaacaaagggaaacagttAGCCCGACACTGCAAATATAATTTAGCACATCTAAAGCTAACAAATTAACATTTGTTAAACATGTATagaaaagcaacattttgtggttttggatGGAGTTTTGTGCTGCACCATATAACATACTgatcactgtttttgaacagaTTAAACCAAAGACTGTATAAAGATAGATGACATGTCGacaaaaatgaagccaaaatatCCCAGATATATATCCCACacacctgactgactgacaaattaaaacacttGAACAAACATCAGCGTTATAAGAACGACCTAAAATTGCAGAAACTATCAAATTTATTTGACGTGTACTTTGATTTTTGTCCCATCTATGACCAGGGTTTATGGCCTGTACTGCATCCAGCCAGCAGAGGGTGACCCAgatgttttggcttcacttttggGGAGCTATCATATCATCCATTTTTTATATACAGTCGATGAATTCATTAAACAAGGTATAAGGTGTTCACTTGTGAGATTTAGAGGAGCTGGTAGGTGTTAttaactttggacagagccgggCTAGCTGTTCACCTCTGCTGCCAGTGTTTATGCTGAGCTAGGCTAATCATCGCCTGGTTCTAGCTGTGTACTGTGCAAATGGAAGTACTATTGTTCCTCTTATCTAACTCTTTGCAAGAGAACAAATAAGCATTTAACACTTATAATAATATGTTATGATAAAACTGTCTCATAcatcttattttaaataaattgaatatattcAGAAATAAAGTGGAACCAGGAGCTGTTTTACAATAGACAACACTGACACAAGCCTGAGACACCGACACTGACTTTTCAGCCTGTAGAGACTGTAGTCCAGCAGCCCTGGTCCGGGCCGTGCATGCTGAGCCCCTGCGACATCCAGAAAGCACTTTTTGTACCAAGTTTTGTTGTTgccaataaaacacagaagatCCCTGCTGTGGGAACGTCTGTCTGCCATCTGTTTTCTTGGGTCCTTCTGTCCGTCCTGAGCTCTGCTCAGATGTCTTAATTCAGAGAATGAGGTCAtagttaacaacaacaaaatcacagtTCATCCGTTGTGATTGGCAGGAGAGATTTCCAGTTTTACAGAGGAAATCACACAGAGTGGATTGGTGTTTCGTGGAGTGTTTTGGGACGTtatcctcatcttcatcaacagatgttttggtttttaagcAGGAATTAGAGGTTGTTTGTGTTGCTATTAGCTGTATCAAGTCTTaaatttatctttaaataaatgctgGACAGCTGTGGTGTTATCATACCACAGTTACTTTATTTGAAGTATGACacaaaactctttaaaaactctGTAATTCAAggttcagagtgtaatcccactgtggactttgctaacagccaaacatcaagcaagatcaacaacagacagcagacatagcagcagctaatattactgactagtccaacagcagtcagcccagctcggcgtctgtctttcagccttttatttcaccaagctctcaccaaccactaaaagtcagtcccacatttactcttgtccggcggcttcttgctcactcactctctccttttctcttcttagcttcctccatcaacgtcctcttcagtctcttctcctctgtcattatgtccatagaggctgctgagcctggctACATTGCCCActcgcccagctccggttctgacACGACACTAGCTCAAGCAATCGATTGTCTCATTTAACTGTCAGCAAGAAAGGGAATAAACCATTTcttaaatgtcaaactattactTTAAGAGGACAACCTCTGTGATCACACATTTAAGTCCTAGCGTTAACAAGTTCCCTACCATTTGTAGCAGCCATACAAACAGGCACCGTGGCGAGGgcctaaaaacctcctcttcttcttccctgtggtccaaaacacctgtgctATAAATACTAAGACTCCCtgggtgctctgagctcacagtccgggctaacaaattgagctaacattagctaacagcagctacaggtgacagcagtttacttcactgtccatcaggaaactctgtaaatcacagagagttgaggcggagcagccggaggacatcagagggaaaagcagaaaacattttcttcataaaatatgatccagtttcaccaaaatcagtcaaatagttggtggtgtgtcacttagtgccataaagcgTTATGTACTTCTCCCGAAACGGAGTGCCATAGTGACTgaattcacctgattacaagtcagtgcagAATCAACATGATTTATCAGAGGTTAGTTTATTAGAAAGAAAattgtgtgaatgaatgaagcatCCTGTTGGAAGAAACTGCAGTGTTGGACTCATCTGAGTTATATCTGAGTGTGTAACATTggtttgtacacacacacacacacacacacaccgtgcaTCTCTGGATTCAAGAGGATTGATGCTGGAGCGTCATCATCGTACTTACTCAGTCTCCTAGCAACAGGAAACATCAGCTTCCACGAGGACCAATGAGGGCGCGCGGAGAGCGGTGTGTGTTGTCTCTTGTTGCTGTGAACGGAATATTTTAGGAGACTGGAGAGCAGCGAGCGTCTCACCCcggaggaggaggctggagcCGGTGTCTGTCcgcccgtctgtctgtctgcagggacCGAGAGAAGCTCTGACTTCAGGCCGAGCTCTAGCGTCGCCGAATTGGTGTGAGGACGGTAGATGTCGCGCCAAAGAGCGGAGgacatccagagagagagaggctttaTCGGGGATTTACTGAAGTACTGCtggacagaaacatttacaggTTAGACGATTTAACGCATGTTTAATGGTGACAGCAGCTAAACTGAGCATTGGGTACAGAGGCAAAGGCAGTACACATTTAAAAGGACATAAAGACACAATGAgaatgaaatttaaataaaatataaatggatGAAACG
Coding sequences:
- the syt16 gene encoding synaptotagmin-16 isoform X2 → MASKGEANETTRSTYGNKFPPEAIGFLSAVGVFIVALAVLFLFINKKLCFSRVGGLPCLEQHGRRKKGRLGVRQGLVNSYGEDEDDGSSSSDSEEEVLKQFEISVSRSQSFRTAASNGSEQQSQQTQLALGRRHKFTRLSDQEEGSTEPSDCEEMGAPIPQGFKDPLSAAVEENERASALSLDTPAGLEASGARESPTPSMNRQAADGSEGTEKAMDLDKNEATDSSSTWSPEQEQPPHDEVSTQPVISSPRPPISKCGDLVLSLEYHPDTEKLLVSVVAARDIPDKARSGMDSWQVHMVLLPSKKQRQKTSVQKGSLPHFNETFRFSRLDPSELHMSAIRFRLYALGGRMSRERMMGEKVLRLGGLNPEGGTMEVTLVLEPRSNLKSLDSQLSLSAVSQSDSASSTQSLTHGGVPELLVGLSYNATTGRMSVELIKGSHFRNLAINRPPDTYGRLTLLNSVGQEISRCKTSVRRGQPNPVYKETFVFQVALFQLSDVTLLVSIYNRRSMKRKEMVGWIALGQNSSGEEEQLHWQDMKESRGQQVCRWHVLLEA
- the syt16 gene encoding synaptotagmin-16 isoform X1, which encodes MASDNCLFVWSDQCVIVCPLSLSLLLPVPPEAIGFLSAVGVFIVALAVLFLFINKKLCFSRVGGLPCLEQHGRRKKGRLGVRQGLVNSYGEDEDDGSSSSDSEEEVLKQFEISVSRSQSFRTAASNGSEQQSQQTQLALGRRHKFTRLSDQEEGSTEPSDCEEMGAPIPQGFKDPLSAAVEENERASALSLDTPAGLEASGARESPTPSMNRQAADGSEGTEKAMDLDKNEATDSSSTWSPEQEQPPHDEVSTQPVISSPRPPISKCGDLVLSLEYHPDTEKLLVSVVAARDIPDKARSGMDSWQVHMVLLPSKKQRQKTSVQKGSLPHFNETFRFSRLDPSELHMSAIRFRLYALGGRMSRERMMGEKVLRLGGLNPEGGTMEVTLVLEPRSNLKSLDSQLSLSAVSQSDSASSTQSLTHGGVPELLVGLSYNATTGRMSVELIKGSHFRNLAINRPPDTYGRLTLLNSVGQEISRCKTSVRRGQPNPVYKETFVFQVALFQLSDVTLLVSIYNRRSMKRKEMVGWIALGQNSSGEEEQLHWQDMKESRGQQVCRWHVLLEA
- the syt16 gene encoding synaptotagmin-16 isoform X3, translating into MASDIPPEAIGFLSAVGVFIVALAVLFLFINKKLCFSRVGGLPCLEQHGRRKKGRLGVRQGLVNSYGEDEDDGSSSSDSEEEVLKQFEISVSRSQSFRTAASNGSEQQSQQTQLALGRRHKFTRLSDQEEGSTEPSDCEEMGAPIPQGFKDPLSAAVEENERASALSLDTPAGLEASGARESPTPSMNRQAADGSEGTEKAMDLDKNEATDSSSTWSPEQEQPPHDEVSTQPVISSPRPPISKCGDLVLSLEYHPDTEKLLVSVVAARDIPDKARSGMDSWQVHMVLLPSKKQRQKTSVQKGSLPHFNETFRFSRLDPSELHMSAIRFRLYALGGRMSRERMMGEKVLRLGGLNPEGGTMEVTLVLEPRSNLKSLDSQLSLSAVSQSDSASSTQSLTHGGVPELLVGLSYNATTGRMSVELIKGSHFRNLAINRPPDTYGRLTLLNSVGQEISRCKTSVRRGQPNPVYKETFVFQVALFQLSDVTLLVSIYNRRSMKRKEMVGWIALGQNSSGEEEQLHWQDMKESRGQQVCRWHVLLEA
- the syt16 gene encoding synaptotagmin-16 isoform X4, which translates into the protein MNSYGEDEDDGSSSSDSEEEVLKQFEISVSRSQSFRTAASNGSEQQSQQTQLALGRRHKFTRLSDQEEGSTEPSDCEEMGAPIPQGFKDPLSAAVEENERASALSLDTPAGLEASGARESPTPSMNRQAADGSEGTEKAMDLDKNEATDSSSTWSPEQEQPPHDEVSTQPVISSPRPPISKCGDLVLSLEYHPDTEKLLVSVVAARDIPDKARSGMDSWQVHMVLLPSKKQRQKTSVQKGSLPHFNETFRFSRLDPSELHMSAIRFRLYALGGRMSRERMMGEKVLRLGGLNPEGGTMEVTLVLEPRSNLKSLDSQLSLSAVSQSDSASSTQSLTHGGVPELLVGLSYNATTGRMSVELIKGSHFRNLAINRPPDTYGRLTLLNSVGQEISRCKTSVRRGQPNPVYKETFVFQVALFQLSDVTLLVSIYNRRSMKRKEMVGWIALGQNSSGEEEQLHWQDMKESRGQQVCRWHVLLEA